In Candidatus Zixiibacteriota bacterium, one genomic interval encodes:
- a CDS encoding DUF1385 domain-containing protein, which translates to VYTLVAGTYPPLLKRFLLHFSLLPLVAGGSYELLKLSGKTRENKITRILSAPGIWLQKITTQEPDESQLEVAIVALESALGNPDLSIDPDKSIIEKI; encoded by the coding sequence GTCTACACCCTGGTAGCCGGAACCTACCCTCCTCTTCTTAAAAGATTCCTGCTTCACTTTTCACTCCTGCCTCTGGTAGCAGGCGGCTCTTATGAGCTTCTGAAACTTTCCGGAAAAACCAGGGAGAACAAGATCACCCGGATACTCTCAGCACCCGGCATCTGGCTGCAGAAGATAACTACCCAGGAGCCGGATGAGTCCCAGTTAGAAGTGGCAATAGTAGCTCTGGAAAGCGCCTTAGGAAACCCGGATTTGTCTATTGATCCGGATAAAAGCATTA